ACATGAAAGTGGTGGCAATGGCAACATCTGATTCACAGTCACATTGATCGGTGCACCAGAAGCTGAGTGGAGGATTTTAAATATGAACAGTAAACTAGAATACTACAAAGTTATGAACATTTCACACACATGATTCAGGATGCAAGTAAAATTTCTGCTGCAGATAAATCAGAGATGTGAGAGAACAAACTCCATACTGTAGTTTAGTGTCAAAAATGCTGGAGCTGCTGTGCTCACAGACAGCTGCATGCTTGAGCTAAAGAGGCTATAATAGCTCTCTTTCATTTCCTCTGATGTGTTCTCATGCAGTTCCTGCATGTCCATGTCTCTTTGTAACTGCATGGTTCATCAGCTTAGAAGTGATCATAGATGGAATTCAGGTTCTCCATATACTGACTCCTCCGCTTGTTATTTTTCCAATGAGCAGTGCGACCCTGTGGTTGATGGAGTTCCAACTATAAAGCTAgaaagtgcaaaaacaaaacatgagagAAATTAGACCAGAGACATGTGAGAGTGTTACAGAGAGTTTTACAGATGACAGAGATCTTCTGCCCTCCTCTGACTCAGAAGGCATCTCACTGCAGACTGGACCTTGAGTCCGTTTCTTCATCATAATTTTTCTTCAGAGAAAATGCAGTGACCAGTAATAAAACCCCTCATCTTAGTACTGTGGAGGTGTTTTAGGGACATTATAAGATCAGTGTAGGTTCATAAAGAGATTTTAAATCGTACAGTGACCACATGAAATGCAAAACATTTTGAGAATTTGTGGTGTTttagcacaacagtaaaatctTTGCATATGGTGTGTTTGCTGTAACTCGTTAACATGCCAATGCTGTTTGAAACTATTATGCAAACATGATAACTGTTTTTTCTACTGCATGAAGAAACATACCTCATCAAAAGCACAAAGGGCTGGTTCAGCCCTTGTAGGTTAGCATTAGTTTGCAGTACTGACAGAAGTAGTGAACAAATTGtatgatttcttttattttgttacctgaaaaaaaaccacacattttatttgttaacATTATCTTgcaatttgaattttatttttttaaatcgtgtATTAAAGACATCATAGACACAATTTTTTTCAGTATCCAATATCCAGGTCTGTGAGCAGCATGGTATGAGCTCCTCAAACTAAGTTGCATTTAACTATTCTTTTTTATCTGATGCAATTTTCAGATGTTTCAAAACCTAGACATATATTTCCTTATGTACATAAAATAATTGTAGTTTAGAGTAAAGCAACACTTTATATGCAGGCAGACACAATAGAAAATGATCACTGATAAAAATACTGACAAAAGTTCAACAGCAGGatagaaaaaaagcacattgaTGCGTTTATTAGAAAGTTAAAAGTTTTTACTCCCCTGCAGAGGAAGAAAACTAGCATGATCCCACATAGAAGGAATCCAATTGCAGATGGgagtatatataaaaaatacttTGATGAAATGGATTCTGCATAAACAAGCAGCCAATTAATTTTAATTGCTTATTGTTTACTGGAAGTCAttataactgttttttttattctacccAAGTTTGAGGTTCTCACACAGTCAAATTCTATGTAATGCTGTGTAGTCCATCTAGGCCACTTATGATACATGTATAAAGTCCTTCATCCTCAGGTTGAGCACTAAAAATAATTATCTCACTGGGTAACTCgtgatttattttcagtttgtaaaatgaaaaatttgaAGAGGTGTGATTCAGCACAACGGAATATTGGAAAGCAGATCTGCCGTTGCTCCAGGagatttgttttgcatttatgtTGGATATGTTGCAAGTCAACGTCACTGAGCCTCCTCTGAACACCAAGATAGACCTGTGGTCTTCTTCAGGCTTCTCTAAagtttaaatggaaaaaataaattaaaaacaaggtATCTATTTAATCTGGATAAAAAGATGATTCACAAACACAAGTGTGCTCTGTACCTGCAAAGACATGGCACATCACTAAAAGCTGAATGAAGAGCAGTGCTGCTTTGTGTGTTGTTCATCTTATGTGGAATGAAACATGAACTTAGGTTGCATGCAGTGTTTCAATGTAACAACAAATTGTAATAAATGAAGTAAATAAAGGGCTGTTCTTCATgttataaatgaaaataaaataacatgccTTAAAACTGTGGTGGCATAGATTAACACCCTTTACCCACTTCACAGTTGTGACCATGTTGCATACTTAATCAGTATAGTGTCTATAAAAACTTTTGTAgacaattgttttgttttattttttattttgctcacACCTAAAGACTAAATGTGACACAGTGCATGCAACAAAATTGCAATTTTACCCTGTCATTAGTgagtaacaaaaacaacaacaacgctGTCATGAAATAATGCttcatctaaaaaaataaataaatctgctgtTAAAAATGCTCATCAGAACTCTACTTTTCCTTTTAGAGGCATGTATGAATATTCATTTACAATTGGCTGTTACATTTAAAGATAGGTTAGATCAGTAACGGAAGTCCCTTCAACAAGTGGAACTTACAAAGAGTTTCTCTTGGCAATGCAAATGCGTTTGGCGCAGCAGGGCATTCAGATCAGATGAACTAAGTGAACAGCACTACCTGTATTTCTTGTGTGGGTCACCAAGAACAATCTCTCCAacaggagattgagagaccagtgacGGACTGCTAGATCGGCTGTGAAACTGACATgcagttgttcgcactaaaggaATACTACCATCATTTCATTGCTACCATATTGCGCCAGCTGTGGTCTCAAGGCTCACCCTGATAACAGACggtgtttagactgttccttCCTATTATAAGTCCAAGTCCACCTGGGtcggctggaagactgtttacttagcctggctgGGCGAAGGATACTCTAactcaggacacacacacacgcatacacatacacatacactgatacacactcatccccctccctttccaaacgccttcgatgcgtGTCCCCTCCCGGGCCAGATGGCAGGTCGACTGGATTGgcgcagacatgctgcaggaccggatgcgctgtctacaccggctctctcttacaCTTTACCCACCTGTTGCTTATGTTGTGTTTCTGTGGTGTATTGActgtcatgtgctttttgtgcttgggtgttttttttctgttctcaaactgttctcccattaGGAGCTCATTctcagtggagtttttttttctcctcctctcacctcatgttgtgtattttcattgttttttccctatcagcctacctctctgacatgtctccccaatgtgatgtttttgtaaagTATGTCTGGTCAGatggttcctttgtaagtgcaCATGCCCCATTTACTgggctgcctgctgtaacccacaatttccttcgggattaataaagtatttctgattctgattctgatgaacaAGGATTTGGCCTATTGTGTTTAAAAATACCCAATATTATTTCACTGCTTTTGTTGGAGTGCCACCTTTTGGTACATTTGAGAATTGTTGAGAATTTATTCTTACACAGCAAGTAGAATGGTTGAAGCCAGTTCTATTCACCTTTATTccttccatttttaaaaaaatgttgtttattttcacAGAAATCGCACCACATCTAACCTTCATTTACCATCACCCTGTGTATAAAATAAGTCACATCTTCTGCAGTTCAGTCTCTGGATGTAAAATTCTCTTTCGACTGGGGATAATCTTTGGAGTATCCACTTTTAAACAGACACCATTCTGTAGTTTTATTAGGGTCTGATCAGAGCATGGAGTTGAAAGTGGTTCTGTTAAATTGATTAATAAAgaccatttaaaacaaacacaaagcttaCAACGAAACAACAACTTCATATCTTGCAATGGTCAAAAATAACAAGCACATGATTCTGTGAGTCACATGCTGCACTTTTCACTTCATAGACCACGTCAATGGTGTTGCTCTCAATTGCAGTTATACTAAAGTCCAGGTAAATTGCATGACGGCTggtttaaatgtaatatttgagGCCTTTGTTTTCCATTACTTGCATGGTTTACATATTGGAGCAATGCTTTGTACCTTTGTCCACTGACCTCACTGGTCATTTTCAGGGGTTTAcaccaggggcggagcgtgggggtggcttattgggcttaagcccgggttgttttgtcagaagcccggggtcttttggagtgtaattttttcatagttagatgcctggctgacaactgtataaaacaaaaagtacacacaatattcgaagcacatagtgcacactgtgggaatttacgactgtgcgtgaatcccccctgatattggtatgatccgagctcaggcactaagcgactgagcgagggggcggggcagctgctacCTGttagtgcgctgttggagaaacggagccagccatactaaggagagctaaagtttgaccaggtaccaaagcaaatcattcgtactgtacaaataatgtaaatatgacggtgaatcatgaaagattgatatcaaactgataacttgacccatattacgttacttgctcttcaagtgaatcaacaaatggcgaaatgaaaagccgaacaaatgcgagtcttagcttacgtgtgtttatttcatattttcagttcttaccctccccgactaaattggtttcagttatgtactgaaatataagaatggacattagagggttctttcaaagaaaaaactcaggtaaatgttattttatatattatgctttgtatgttgttcagtatatttctatgcaaaacaagagggatttcagtacacagcaggatattcacatttgtaaccagatatttacatacactttatggagaaaacataaaacatttttactgtacaacatcaatttagagtaaacttttgttttagataaatattgaaatatattttgaattagttaaatgtcagaataaagagagacagagctgtctatttttatcactttcatcaaatgtaggagtacatatacactaagtttattgttaataattaagaaaactccagacgattccattatgagctgaagaagcttctgataggttagtagagtccatgtgagtaaattggtggcacacctgtggatgcatataaggcaaaacacagagcctgtttctgtgacatgggaaaatcaagagatgtcaaccaaaacaccaggaaaagaactgtggagctccataagtgtggctcagtttgaatacaatttggtgccatttgcaattaaaaaatacagacagtttctctctttactcttaaagttaacaaatatgttttttatatttatcaatctaaaaaaataaacatttagtctgatttgatgttacaattaaaaaagtgtttttatctgaagagtttgtaaatatctgtatatttgatgattgtcagcacaaagagagagagagaggaacagagagggagagagaggagaatgaggacagaacagagatgaacaagagcaggtgagacacacatgttagtcaaatggtcgtttaccaaaagtatcgccatatcataggtcctcatgtatctagtacctagtgtttctttttaggtttgttatttttcaaattctgtatttattaagttatgcaggcttgtttgcacaacaaggctaaataagtatataaacttttctcagtctaaatagtggactttggtagaattaaaaaaaataagtgtagtgcaggtctatgatgatttttagtgctagtatcatctagttctgattctggttctgtcttggttaaatcccAAGTAGTCCTgactttgaactgttgtagtcctgttttaattctggatcagttctgggtctggttgaattggggtttagtcctcatgtcttgatacagccctgaccttgttctgccttgctgcttaattaaaaaaactagtttaaggtgtcctgcacatgtgatatatatatatttttgagcaaaagtcaaaacagagccaattaatctttcagtcatttctagccccccccccccccccaaaaaaaaaaaaataaatcccacatgcatactactcttttgggctaagcccctggctccgcctctggttTACACGAATATGTATTTCGTTTACCGACCTAACAACGTTTTTTTCCCCAGACTTTGGAACGTTCTTATAACTTTAAGATTTGCGGATGGATGAAGCTGCCTTCTTTTGTGCCAATTACTGCCACCGTTTCCCTTTACGATGTGACTCCATGACACGTATGCTTCTGATGATAGTGTTTCTGATGAGTACAGACGCTGAAGGTACGTGGATTATCCTTTATTGCTGTTGCTTTGGTCGAAGGTAGAATAGAAAACGTCTTACATctcttattttaaataagaagaaaacCCCTTTTTTTTAGTGAGCTGCCCGCGATCACCTTCGTTTTGGTATTTAATTTCTTCACTGTAGGTGATCACTTCGAGTTTCTACGCTAAACATCAATTgtaaattattatgttttaaaaatgtttttaaaaaatgtaaaagtgtagGATTGAGagtcgtgttttgtttttataacccACTCCTGGCTAAGTACTCATCAGTAACTGTTTTTGATATGGGCGAGACGGACGGTTGCCcagggcggcatcacgggcatcggcaaaaaagtTGCTCGTACACTGCCCCGACATCATGCCAGCGCATTTTGAGGATGGCATAGACACTGATCGGTGTTCTTACGGCCATTTGCTGGGaataagggcgccctccgtttgcgaggcgCGCCCGCTGCTTGcgacacagggaggagaggacggggattctctggctgactggagcagcatctaataaccaactcgcaaaataaaacaaaataaaaacaaaacaacaaacacgaaaacaccagacatcatgatacagacttataatttgcaccgatgtttttttttcgaaattctatacgcgaaaagtgagcgcgagagccctcggtgcgccttcTTGCTGCTgcagtcaaagtaaactttattgtcatctccgctacatacagtccagtatatagagagacgagacgacgaggcttcAGTTACACCagtgcaaataaacaaacaataaatataagaagagtaagaaaataaatattcactttaggactcggggtaaagggatcaataacaatttaaaatttataatttacagtttgatgatttaaagtttcacacacaacctgtcgaCAGGGGagggctgcttccaaatagagcacatttcattcataatgggAGGGAGGTATTATCCATGATTGTCCTTATTTTGCACATCTGCCTCTCAGACACCACCcttaaccccccacccccaccccaacacacacacacacacatacattattcATTAAATTTTTGTGTGAATGCTCTTTACAGCTCTCCGGGTGATTGGTGGAAATGTGAAAGTGGTTCAAGGAGGTACCGCTATGTTATCGTGTTATGTCATGGATACCAATGATGACCTGACACAGATTACCTGGCAGAGGAGGACGAGAGAAAAACCTCACAATGACAATTTTCTAACTATCCTACCCAGAGATGGACCACAGTTTGTCAGTGAACGTGATGATCGATTTAAATATATCGGGAATTTTAATGACAAAAATGGAACTCTCCAGTTATCCAATGTTGCCCTGAAGGATGAAGGCAGCTACACGTGCATCTTCACCTTGTTTCCCAGTGGAAATCAGAAGACAGAAATACCTCTAAACTTGCTTGGTATACTAAActtttgtttatctttattttaaaatactcttgtgtttgtatgtgagaAACAGTTATTGTCACCATCTGTCTTGCATGTTCATTTAAATTAGTGCTGTAACTCTCCTAGTGCCTCCTTTCACAAGCATCAAGGACAATCTTCCCACTTTGGGCACAGAAGAGGTTTTATTTGCTACTTGCACGGCTGCTGGATCGAAGCCTCCTGCAGAGGTGAGATGGCTCACTGGTGCTTTGGGAGACAAAGTGAGGACGACAACAAACTCCACCCAGTATGACAATGGCACGACTACCACAGTCAGCTCTCTGTTTGGTGTTCCTATGAGAGAGATTAACGGTCACCAGGTCCAGTGTGTCATCAGTGGTGACTTCCTGTCTAAAGTTGAAAGTCTGCCCTTCACTATACAGGTCTACTGTGAGTATCAGTTGCTGatgtagtttatttatttattttttttatccatggTTGATgcatttgttatattttttcttGGAAATCTCTGAAAATTAGCCAGTGGACGCATCAGTCGCAATGCATGAACAGACTCAAGCGCAGGACTCTGTTAGTGAAACAGTTGTACAGTTTATTTATAACAGACAGAATACCTAGGACACTACTAAGGGACTGATAGATATAATCTGttgctgaattctgaaaacgcTAAAAGCTTTATGTGTAGTAAAGACAAAACATTCCATGTACCAAACTTTGGTTCGACTCCttacataattaaataaaacagaggCAGTTTTACTTTGATGTTTGACAAAACCCTCAAGGAAATGACTAAAACTAAGAAAGTGGACCTAAATGTTTGTTACTGGAAAGAGGATCAAGTCCTATCCAgatactttgttttgtttttcctctttattctcgagtgtgtgctttttttgtttttttaaatgaatgggaGTGAAACATCCCAAATCTCATGACTTTGCCTCCTGTTTGTCACATTGTAGCATGTTGTCACAATAGATGGGAAAAttctttctgaaagacaaaaacatctagactgatttaaaaaaagaccatTGTTATTGCTAAAGACTGAATCATGGCCTGAACCACACAACATCAGCCTCAGTCCCAAAAGTTTGTCGAGTTTGGATTCAAGATGTAGGAAACATTGGCGaaacattattttcatgttattaCTGTGTCCTCAGTTCAGGATTAACACAGCTGTCTTTCTGCTCTTGCAGTCTCTCCCACAGAAGTGAACATCAGAGCAAAATCTGAGGACTCATTTGAGTGTGTGACAGAAGCCAATCCAAGTGCAAATTTTACATGGAGCAGGTAAAGTAGCTTGAATAACAGTTTCAGCTGAAACATTCATTTCATTggttctttttgtttgtctcaAGTGACCTGTGCTgagccatgaaaaaaaaaagagcggtATAGAGTGTTTTTATATGGTTAACAAAGTTTGTGAGGTTTTGTTCATATATAATTTCTCAAATTTCATTCCCAGTAGTCCTATCTGAACTACCATagccagtggcgtgtctagaaaatttttgttgggggggccaggtaggggcacagatttggagaagggtggcagatttaattggcagataatgttttaaaaaaaaaattctaccaacccttaaccataattcaataatcctataaacctaataaccaaatgcacttttaactcttattagaatgagattttaaccactacggtgcaaagtttttagatactgcgttgataaagtacaagagatacaatcagtgctttgtcagtgtttactcagcagtcaaggacagcaatatttgcatagtatttttactgacatatagtgcacatatgttttgggcaaaaacatttttgaaaattaaaatacgaacatttgtaacaaacaattgacaaattagccaatgccaatgcaaaactttatctgcctgttaaaaaaagaagataatcttctcacaaactggtgtttgattttgaaacaggaaaaaagtggggaaacaactgaaaagactaacatttgaatgaaacctgaaagcaagtaaatactttctatgctgccttatcgtaaactttggtaatattgataaagaacaacactggctgatgataaaatacagtcagctggcatggtgacactgccagtattaacctgcagggctggactgggacaaaaaaattgggcatttttactacagaccgacccaccaggtagtaaagccataaagactttgactgaaaacaaaccctgttgtgacagtgatgtacagtcttgttggtatatgtatgatttctatacattttacgtcagataaaaactttggttgtaagatttagataattatttaataaaaactaggtattttaaatgagaataagaaagaaaagtatttctttgtgcccacctctccctgttaatgccctacctggccccctggcaaaactttgctagacccgcccctgcacagttaccagctgtctgctacataaaaaaggatcctggtgttatttgtctctcagaaacagttcataacttcccttcaactcattcatgtcacctaaaaggtaaacctgtttctccatcacctgttcagctctgatggttcagtaaggacatctcctggtttcatcttcatgtttccctctcaccacatatctaaacagacatcatgaccagcagctttacagctgtggctccagcaaacatcagctgatactagaaattaatattaaatacattctaacaacagccgatcaagcttaaacatgctgctgttgtttagcgcaacatctgctggtttcctctttctggcgcaaagtgggcgataaacaagagagaaaagccgatcagctgatcattgatcagtttcatgattgaagtagcaacaggagagggagggggagagaatgagagaagaggcagctgtgcagcataaagacagaataaatccagctttgtgtcttttttccattctagctaaagtccgggacaaactgcgtctcttctcagctcaatacgaaacgtgtaatattttctctgaatgagggaccattccatttttaaggagccgttggcaactctactaaccttatgaataaaataaagttcactatcagtaacatcatagcacccacccagctgtataaaaactccgtcaaactggctagaacgcagtatgagttattgcaactgacagtaaaaagtcagcaacatgaaaataaactccacctaaacttggtttatatctgacccagatagactgcaggtcataacttcttacctgaagttcagttcacctgacactcggactggtggctgcttcgggtctctcctcctgcctccccttccctcatccacctgttgcctctgtggaagccccgtcatagccaccaccaaacaacggagttatttctacacatcgacctgcatctggccaatccaccacctctcattgttcatgccattacaaaaaaaataaaaaataagtcactggggatatgcccggtatgcccgatggccagtccagctatgttaacctgcaaccaaatctgcagctccatacagcaatgttacgacttagattatatcttataacgcataactcttatgttagctgccctcagtagcatactgtctgaaatattccacagctgcaataattctttaagtgttatttttttccttggtattctaatttcaccgaagtttactaaactcaacaaacttgatattacttaccgggacatttattctgtcctcattttctttcaccgaaaaattgtttcctgcagtgccatctttcgcgcttggctctcc
This genomic window from Astatotilapia calliptera chromosome 16, fAstCal1.2, whole genome shotgun sequence contains:
- the LOC113008504 gene encoding nectin-3-like protein, with the translated sequence MDEAAFFCANYCHRFPLRCDSMTRMLLMIVFLMSTDAEALRVIGGNVKVVQGGTAMLSCYVMDTNDDLTQITWQRRTREKPHNDNFLTILPRDGPQFVSERDDRFKYIGNFNDKNGTLQLSNVALKDEGSYTCIFTLFPSGNQKTEIPLNLLVPPFTSIKDNLPTLGTEEVLFATCTAAGSKPPAEVRWLTGALGDKVRTTTNSTQYDNGTTTTVSSLFGVPMREINGHQVQCVISGDFLSKVESLPFTIQVYFSPTEVNIRAKSEDSFECVTEANPSANFTWSRPRPRTTAP